In one Niallia taxi genomic region, the following are encoded:
- a CDS encoding aminotransferase-like domain-containing protein — MVMKSEQTALYKQVYEYMLTRIQTGEWPKDKRLPSVRSLAELLGVHRLTILKAYQLLKEQGHVYAKDKTGYYRKDSDHISNISEEQPAIRSYIHNSHLSDIHREPVTYKFSASVVDPTLLPNRYLSQHAKEIFEKYPLLLGTYANVKGDEELIAGMSAYFQKYDRLYIPEESIVITSGAQQGIDIIAKVFVQAHDYVLIESPTYSGAADIFANRGAKLIPVSITAAGFCLEEVEYFMKKYKPKLFYTNPTYQNPTGYTVPVEQRKQLAELAEKYQCIILEDDAFREIYFHETPPPPIYSYDTGGYIIYLRSFCKYMAPGLRICAMVAHPSLMKWLIKGKALADNGTPLLSQKAFLFYLTSDRVRTHMEKLRIALQIRKEKMEEALQDHSFQWDSPGGGLNLWVHIDETIDKNKLKAMALANSVSYVPGQICDPLERDIPYIRLSYSFLNEQDIKKGMYLLTSIYDSLLTDNMHK; from the coding sequence ATGGTTATGAAATCTGAACAAACGGCACTTTACAAGCAAGTATATGAATATATGCTAACACGTATCCAAACAGGGGAGTGGCCAAAAGATAAAAGGCTTCCTTCTGTACGAAGCCTTGCCGAGCTTCTTGGTGTTCATCGTTTGACTATCTTGAAGGCATACCAGCTTTTAAAAGAGCAAGGGCATGTTTATGCAAAGGATAAAACAGGCTATTACAGAAAAGATAGTGACCATATAAGCAATATATCAGAGGAGCAGCCAGCAATTCGTTCTTATATTCATAACAGTCATCTCTCCGATATCCATCGTGAGCCAGTCACTTATAAATTTTCAGCATCCGTTGTTGATCCGACATTATTGCCTAATAGGTACCTTTCTCAGCATGCTAAGGAGATTTTTGAAAAATATCCGCTTTTGCTTGGAACTTATGCAAATGTTAAAGGTGATGAAGAGCTAATAGCAGGTATGTCAGCCTACTTTCAAAAGTACGACCGTTTATACATACCAGAGGAATCAATAGTAATCACATCTGGAGCACAGCAAGGGATTGATATCATTGCCAAGGTATTTGTTCAAGCACACGATTATGTGCTGATAGAAAGCCCGACTTACAGTGGTGCGGCTGATATATTCGCAAACAGAGGGGCAAAACTTATACCTGTGTCTATAACAGCAGCAGGTTTTTGTCTAGAAGAAGTGGAATACTTTATGAAGAAGTATAAGCCAAAGCTGTTTTACACAAATCCGACATATCAGAATCCTACAGGCTATACTGTGCCAGTTGAGCAGCGAAAACAGCTGGCAGAGCTTGCTGAAAAATATCAATGTATCATTCTCGAGGATGATGCCTTCCGTGAAATCTACTTTCACGAAACTCCGCCACCGCCTATTTACTCCTATGATACGGGTGGGTATATTATTTACTTGCGAAGTTTCTGCAAATATATGGCTCCAGGATTAAGAATTTGTGCAATGGTGGCACATCCAAGTCTGATGAAATGGCTGATTAAAGGAAAGGCACTTGCTGATAATGGGACACCGCTGCTAAGCCAGAAAGCCTTTTTGTTTTATCTAACATCTGACAGGGTGCGTACACATATGGAAAAGCTGAGAATAGCATTGCAGATAAGGAAGGAAAAGATGGAAGAGGCACTTCAGGACCATTCCTTCCAATGGGATAGTCCTGGGGGTGGGCTGAATCTTTGGGTGCATATAGACGAGACAATAGATAAAAACAAGCTTAAGGCTATGGCGCTTGCAAACTCTGTCTCTTATGTTCCTGGGCAGATTTGTGACCCTTTAGAACGGGATATTCCATATATAAGACTCAGCTATTCCTTTCTAAATGAACAAGACATAAAAAAAGGAATGTACTTACTAACAAGTATTTATGATTCATTATTGACAGACAATATGCATAAATGA
- a CDS encoding DUF4309 domain-containing protein: MKLYIYIGMLLLCAVLVVVGAIQLSSKKTDENEASAKLAETQVEWIMENAISSLTLKEDNEVYEAYLVGDETEKYPLKEDSFLGDKDDSIVEGEFSLYLTAESEDDKKELKQAIKLRDPLVFNIKNKNISTYTVNKHSIIAVYQTKAKDNTVASLYVMKDGELTSLTKKEIPVLKRKIKSIQQNYLQTAEKKNSDLYEVTTWTLSSERLQLKETDTTYIDKEKEMERWLEEEEYYLPFKNLTLSKDALTIAEQGMLLGSQYPIGTSISEITKSNKEYTDTKQSDGTMMVTYPEVTYYYDGKTKQVTSITIPGMRLKINMSIINEILGKPDTFSANKEHDGYIATYTANHYEMKFILDSSQQLEQIQLVKKDSK; encoded by the coding sequence ATGAAACTATATATATATATTGGCATGCTTTTATTATGTGCTGTTTTGGTTGTCGTGGGGGCAATTCAACTAAGTTCAAAAAAGACCGATGAGAATGAGGCTTCGGCGAAACTTGCTGAAACACAGGTAGAGTGGATCATGGAAAATGCAATATCCTCTTTAACTCTTAAGGAGGATAATGAAGTATACGAAGCATATTTAGTTGGCGATGAAACGGAGAAATATCCACTTAAAGAGGATAGCTTTCTCGGAGATAAAGATGATTCTATTGTAGAAGGGGAATTTTCTCTTTATTTAACGGCAGAGTCAGAAGATGATAAAAAAGAGCTTAAACAAGCGATTAAACTGCGGGATCCGCTCGTATTTAATATAAAAAATAAAAATATCAGCACATACACCGTCAATAAGCATAGTATTATTGCAGTCTATCAAACAAAGGCAAAGGATAATACTGTTGCATCACTGTATGTGATGAAGGACGGAGAGCTTACGTCTCTTACTAAGAAGGAAATTCCAGTATTAAAGCGCAAAATTAAAAGTATCCAGCAAAACTATCTGCAGACTGCAGAAAAAAAGAATTCCGATTTGTATGAAGTGACTACATGGACGTTGAGTTCAGAGCGTCTGCAGCTTAAAGAGACGGACACAACTTATATTGATAAAGAAAAGGAAATGGAGAGATGGCTTGAGGAGGAAGAGTACTATTTGCCATTTAAAAATCTTACTCTCTCAAAAGATGCTTTAACAATTGCTGAACAGGGGATGCTGTTAGGCAGCCAGTATCCAATTGGTACAAGCATAAGCGAAATAACAAAGTCGAATAAAGAGTATACAGATACGAAGCAAAGTGATGGAACAATGATGGTAACTTACCCGGAGGTCACATACTACTATGATGGTAAGACAAAGCAGGTAACTTCGATCACGATTCCTGGCATGCGCCTTAAAATAAATATGTCTATAATCAATGAGATATTAGGCAAGCCGGATACATTTTCAGCAAACAAGGAGCATGATGGCTACATTGCTACTTATACTGCTAACCATTATGAAATGAAATTCATTTTGGACAGCAGTCAGCAATTAGAGCAAATTCAGCTTGTAAAAAAAGACAGTAAATAA
- a CDS encoding acylphosphatase, translated as MYQYHLAITGKVQGVGFRYFVQMKAMEYNVHGWVKNRDNGSVEAVISGPKETLDLFIADIKKGNRFAAVQNVEVAEQQAETFRSFSIRY; from the coding sequence ATGTATCAATATCATCTTGCCATCACCGGAAAGGTTCAAGGCGTAGGCTTTCGCTACTTTGTACAAATGAAGGCAATGGAATATAATGTTCACGGCTGGGTCAAAAACAGAGACAACGGTTCTGTTGAAGCCGTCATTTCAGGACCAAAAGAAACGCTTGATTTATTTATTGCTGACATCAAAAAGGGAAACAGATTTGCCGCAGTACAGAATGTGGAAGTCGCTGAGCAGCAAGCCGAGACGTTTCGCTCATTCAGTATTCGTTACTGA
- a CDS encoding Bax inhibitor-1/YccA family protein, protein MYAHSVNTNHLPAVLRAFALSLGIATVGTLAGNFIPASLFLPLAILEVVMLVIAFFLRRGKSMSYSFLYAFTFISGITTYPIVSHYISTIGANVVIMALGTTTVVFAGLAIFATTTKRDLSFLGGMLMAALLALIVISIFNIFWPLGTTAMLVYSFIGVLVFSGYVLFDFNRMKHYGVSAEQVPLMALNLYLDFVNLFINILRIFGILSSKD, encoded by the coding sequence ATGTACGCGCATAGTGTTAACACAAATCATCTACCTGCTGTTTTAAGAGCATTTGCCTTATCCTTAGGGATTGCAACTGTTGGAACATTAGCAGGTAACTTTATTCCAGCTTCACTCTTTTTACCATTAGCAATATTAGAGGTTGTGATGCTTGTTATTGCCTTCTTTCTTAGAAGAGGGAAATCAATGTCCTATTCCTTCCTTTATGCCTTTACGTTTATTTCGGGAATAACGACATATCCAATCGTTTCCCATTATATATCCACTATCGGCGCTAATGTCGTCATAATGGCTTTAGGAACAACAACAGTCGTATTTGCTGGACTTGCAATATTTGCAACGACAACAAAACGTGACCTTTCCTTCCTCGGCGGAATGCTAATGGCAGCATTACTTGCCTTGATTGTGATCTCTATATTTAATATTTTCTGGCCTTTAGGCACCACTGCCATGCTTGTCTACTCCTTTATCGGAGTGCTTGTGTTCAGCGGATATGTACTTTTTGACTTTAACCGTATGAAGCATTACGGAGTGTCAGCAGAGCAGGTACCATTAATGGCTTTAAACCTTTATCTAGACTTTGTGAACCTGTTCATCAACATCTTAAGAATCTTTGGAATCCTTTCAAGTAAGGATTAA
- the mscL gene encoding large conductance mechanosensitive channel protein MscL — protein MWKEFKAFAVKGNVIDLAIGVIIGGAFSKIVSSLVNDIIMPIVGVLLGGVNLTSLKLTYGKATVLYGQFIQTILDFFIVAFSIFMVIKLITKFKKKKEAEIVEEKAPSIDAKEELLMEIRDLLKKDHVRQEEN, from the coding sequence ATGTGGAAAGAATTTAAAGCCTTTGCTGTCAAAGGCAATGTCATCGATCTAGCAATCGGTGTAATTATTGGCGGGGCATTCAGCAAAATTGTCAGCTCCCTTGTGAATGATATTATCATGCCGATAGTCGGAGTTCTCCTTGGGGGTGTTAATTTAACAAGCCTTAAATTAACCTACGGCAAGGCAACTGTCCTTTATGGACAATTTATCCAAACAATATTAGACTTTTTTATTGTCGCCTTTTCTATCTTTATGGTTATCAAGCTGATTACCAAGTTCAAAAAGAAAAAAGAAGCAGAAATTGTCGAAGAAAAAGCACCTTCCATTGATGCTAAGGAAGAATTATTGATGGAAATTCGCGATCTTTTGAAAAAAGACCATGTCAGACAAGAAGAAAATTAA